TAATTCCTTAATAACGAAAGTGAAAGAGCTAACATAGAGGAGAATAATTTATATTCTTAAACAAAATGTTAGGTAATTAGTATTTGAACTAATACTAACTAATTTGGTCTTTGAAGGATTAGAAATTCTAAACTAGGGGATCGAAATAATGAATCTATACTTGTACAATTAAGCTTTTCAttgttttataatttaaatttaaattattgttttATAGTGATAATAAAACTCTCCTTAATAAGTACATCAGGTATAGATTTTTGGGACAACCAATgataaatatctaaaaaaatcacATGGACGATAATTTAGTCTTCAAAAAATTATATACCTCAAACCggtttctaaaaaatatatatgataaataaatcaaatttagTTATCCAATTTATTAAACGATAATGCGTCATAGCATAATTTATATCACGTGCcattatttaattacaaaaatattatttatacattaaattcAACCactatatacttatatataaatatatattatttaatttatatttaatatatattttatattttaatatatattttattatattaatgactaattttagtgactaattttaatatatacttaatatGATTGATTTAACTGACATAAAGACTAATCAAATTCATAATTATATCTTTCATAGACTAATTTAAAGTGTGTAATTTTTTGATAACTAATATAACTTCATGATTTTGACTAATAACTCTACATATATAATAGATAGAAATTTGGAGTGGCAGAAAGGAAATTGTGAATGTAGAATCTAGAGGCAgcttttataaataaatacatattcTATTCCTTGCTTCTATATGGAGAATTGGAGATAGATTCTTGATTCTTAGAGCGCATAACAAGTAATATAATAATACAGTATATAAATAATTGAAGATCCATGTCTCAATTAACAAGATTGCATGTTACAATAATGGCATCATCTTTGCAAATCCCTTATGCATTAGGAATATcttcaaacaacaacaacaaaatcatGAAATTCACACCACCATTATTATTACACATAAAAGCCAGACCCACATTAACAACATTATTAATGGGACAATGCAGGatgaagaataataataattattatgaaaaagaGAAGTGCTACATTGCATGGTGCATTCACGATGATGGATCAAATAAAGGTTTAttagatgatgatgattatgatgaagatgaagatcgTTCTCCACGTTCACTAGTGCTACATTTCTATAAGGCCTTGGAAGAAAAAAACATTGAAAGAATGAAGCAATTGCTTTCACCCAAACATTGTTCTTATCATGATTTCCTCTTCTACGGTCCCTATGAAGGAAAACAGGTTTATTTCAACTTTTGCTTTCTCTCTATCTAGTAGTCAAAGTCAAAATAATTAAGTAAGTAATAATGAAATTTGTGACACTAAATTAAATGATATAGAAGTAATATTTTTGCAGAATGTGCTCAACTTTTTGGAGAGTGCCATGGATGCATTGGGTGAAAGTGTTAAAATTAAGCTAGAAATTGTTGATGAGGATCAGAGAAATTATTCTTCAGTCAATGTTTACTGGCACCTAGGTATGTATTTAACTCCATACACAGCATATTAAGAGATAAATGATTTACCACTTAAGCTAATACCTTAGTTGCGacagaaattataattaattaaatagagagaattctttaatttattgagtcaaaatacaaaaataaaaaaaaattctatagaAATTCTTAAGATTTTTTGTCAACTCCAaccatcattttttattttttcatctcTAAATTCAATTAAACATATAACCTtggtttctttttatatttttggttaaTACTTGGGTTAATTTTTTGTGAGAATACTTGGGTTTGTTTCGTAGTTCCATTTAATAATATCTCGATATACAAGAGAAAACAGCCCAatatttaacatatattcttTTTTGGGAAGAGTTCTCCATTTTGTTTATGTCAAATGTTCAATATGCATTTTGAGTTTGACTggttatgaaaatttaaaaactgAAAATTCGATCTCACTGAAAAACGGCTTATCAATGAGATACAAgatcaaataaaaacaaaaaaggcaaaaaaaagaaaaaaaaaagagaaggtctATATATATTGATTAGATCCATAATTTGTTTTCTAGTCAATGAAATTCTgttaatgattaaaaaaaaatatttatgtatagGGACTCTTAGTGTTATTTTCTCCTGCTATATTAAAATGGTCCACTATCCATTAATTTGTCATAGGAATAGAGTATAAAACTCGATAAAATGAtatttgagaaaaacaaaaatcatATGTGGTTAAAGAATATTTCCCCCATGCATTTCTGTGCAGAGTGGCAAGGGAAGAAGATACCCTTCACAAGTGGATTCAGAATCTTTACGTTTGAAGAAGTTGAAGGAAGATTGTTTATTAGGTAGTACTATTTCTCCATTAAAGTTagattttttagtaattttgtataaatttttaacaaactacttgttttagaatttaattttgatgcacagtcaatataaaataattttacacgtgTATTTAGTTACTTAACATcacatgaataaaaataattattttttatattaattacgtgaataatcatataaaaaaatagatatgattacacaattgtataaaatattttgcacgtatcaaaattaaactctatgttttattaataaaattttattttcattgcagCCAGATAACCGGCTTGGAGGAACTTCCTTTAAAACCTGGGGACCTAGTACTGGTATGCATGTACAGAAATGCttggtgtatattaaaattagtcgttaaattaattattgtttatttaaatatattaaatatattatttatatattgatttaaattttttaactgattaatgattaaaaattgATATATGAATCGATTATTTGGGCGCTGATCATATCTCTGTATGTGTAGAAATTGATAAAGTCAATCCGTACGGTCTTTGATAATTATCCACTAATTGGGGAAGGTATATATGTcccataataattaaataa
This region of Arachis hypogaea cultivar Tifrunner chromosome 8, arahy.Tifrunner.gnm2.J5K5, whole genome shotgun sequence genomic DNA includes:
- the LOC112708326 gene encoding uncharacterized protein — its product is MASSLQIPYALGISSNNNNKIMKFTPPLLLHIKARPTLTTLLMGQCRMKNNNNYYEKEKCYIAWCIHDDGSNKGLLDDDDYDEDEDRSPRSLVLHFYKALEEKNIERMKQLLSPKHCSYHDFLFYGPYEGKQNVLNFLESAMDALGESVKIKLEIVDEDQRNYSSVNVYWHLEWQGKKIPFTSGFRIFTFEEVEGRLFISQITGLEELPLKPGDLVLKLIKSIRTVFDNYPLIGEGILDSHASQDSRNTQQRKDPFDIFGQKN